The Panicum hallii strain FIL2 chromosome 9, PHallii_v3.1, whole genome shotgun sequence genome has a window encoding:
- the LOC112877703 gene encoding pentatricopeptide repeat-containing protein At5g15280, mitochondrial-like isoform X2 — MWKPWRLAGAIRTRHLSPDVRRQTKFGGRGFANDAPELNSDNGSLFRGGSSHVGEKRNPIFAGASEEARSDLVQKTGVKFKPDAHSAVKSCSGIGSLVISKCAHIFESREDTFDGRCSLQDVLKRGLWLSPGTLRRFWRVSELKPEDFLDILIGFGSSAGQVRNARFLWNLYRWASQQSKEFQHLPRSNETMVAILADAHMLSQAESLLLSLDDHMAMAVSSEVFSRIIQAYSEASNLEKSVALYDYARCKRLIPSVSCYQVLLHFLIRKRKDELILRVYLDMLQAGFGSCTKGDILDSVVMALIKKDKFLQALDILRQLKSLSLKLSKGSLSMIVEEFNKKKDIGDMMNFLEEWRCLPELRLCNRILASSCTNLGKDCTDMQSMSLKIWLKEK; from the exons ATGTGGAAGCCATGGCGGTTAGCCGGCGCAATTCGTACCCGTCATCTCAG CCCTGACGTCAGGCGACAAACCAAGTTTGGAGGCCGAGGTTTTGCCAATGATGCCCCGGAGCTGAACTCCGACAACGGAAGCTTGTTCAGAGGTGGAAGCAGCCACGTTGGGGAGAAACGCAATCCAATCTTTGCAGGCGCTTCGGAGGAAGCTAGGTCTGATTTGGTGCAGAAAACTGGAGTGAAGTTCAAACCCGATGCCCATTCTGCAGTAAAATCGTGCTCTGGTATTGGGAGTCTGGTTATATCCAAGTGCGCTCACATATTTGAGAGTAGAGAGGACACCTTTGATGGGAGGTGCAGCTTGCAAGATGTTCTTAAGCGTGGTTTGTGGCTCTCACCGGGGACCCTTCGCCGGTTCTGGCGCGTCTCTGAGCTGAAGCCTGAGGATTTTCTTGACATATTGATTGGTTTTGGGTCCAGCGCCGGGCAAGTGAGGAACGCGAGGTTTTTATGGAATTTGTACAGGTGGGCGTCACAGCAAAGCAAGGAGTTCCAACATCTGCCAAGGTCAAATGAGACCATGGTAGCCATACTTGCGGATGCTCATATGCTCAGTCAGGCTGAATCACTACTGCTCTCATTGGATGATCATATGGCTATGGCTGTTTCAAGTGAAGTATTCAGTCGGATTATCCAGGCGTATTCAGAAGCAAGCAACCTCGAGAAATCAGTTGCACTTTACGATTATGCAAGGTGTAAGCGTTTGATTCCTTCAGTTTCATGCTATCAAGTACTTCTTCATTTTCTGATCAGAAAGAGAAAGGATGAATTGATTTTAAGAGTATATTTGGACATGCTTCAAGCTGGGTTCGGTTCTTGCACCAAAGGAGACATTCTTGATTCTGTTGTCATGGCTTTAATCAAGAAAGACAAATTTTTGCAAGCTCTTGATATACTTCGGCAACTAAAGAGTTTGAGTCTTAAATTAAGCAAGGGATCCTTATCAATGATTGTAGAAGAATTTAACAAGAAAAAGGATATTGGGGATATGATGAATTTTTTGGAAGAGTGGAGGTGTTTACCTGAGTTGCGTCTTTGCAACAGAATCCTTGCGTCTTCATGCACAAATCTTG GGAAGGACTGTACAGACATGCAAAGTATGTCTTTGAAGATATGGTTGAAAGAAAAGTAA
- the LOC112877703 gene encoding pentatricopeptide repeat-containing protein At5g15280, mitochondrial-like isoform X1 produces MWKPWRLAGAIRTRHLSPDVRRQTKFGGRGFANDAPELNSDNGSLFRGGSSHVGEKRNPIFAGASEEARSDLVQKTGVKFKPDAHSAVKSCSGIGSLVISKCAHIFESREDTFDGRCSLQDVLKRGLWLSPGTLRRFWRVSELKPEDFLDILIGFGSSAGQVRNARFLWNLYRWASQQSKEFQHLPRSNETMVAILADAHMLSQAESLLLSLDDHMAMAVSSEVFSRIIQAYSEASNLEKSVALYDYARCKRLIPSVSCYQVLLHFLIRKRKDELILRVYLDMLQAGFGSCTKGDILDSVVMALIKKDKFLQALDILRQLKSLSLKLSKGSLSMIVEEFNKKKDIGDMMNFLEEWRCLPELRLCNRILASSCTNLGTDQAWWRFQGRTVQTCKVCL; encoded by the exons ATGTGGAAGCCATGGCGGTTAGCCGGCGCAATTCGTACCCGTCATCTCAG CCCTGACGTCAGGCGACAAACCAAGTTTGGAGGCCGAGGTTTTGCCAATGATGCCCCGGAGCTGAACTCCGACAACGGAAGCTTGTTCAGAGGTGGAAGCAGCCACGTTGGGGAGAAACGCAATCCAATCTTTGCAGGCGCTTCGGAGGAAGCTAGGTCTGATTTGGTGCAGAAAACTGGAGTGAAGTTCAAACCCGATGCCCATTCTGCAGTAAAATCGTGCTCTGGTATTGGGAGTCTGGTTATATCCAAGTGCGCTCACATATTTGAGAGTAGAGAGGACACCTTTGATGGGAGGTGCAGCTTGCAAGATGTTCTTAAGCGTGGTTTGTGGCTCTCACCGGGGACCCTTCGCCGGTTCTGGCGCGTCTCTGAGCTGAAGCCTGAGGATTTTCTTGACATATTGATTGGTTTTGGGTCCAGCGCCGGGCAAGTGAGGAACGCGAGGTTTTTATGGAATTTGTACAGGTGGGCGTCACAGCAAAGCAAGGAGTTCCAACATCTGCCAAGGTCAAATGAGACCATGGTAGCCATACTTGCGGATGCTCATATGCTCAGTCAGGCTGAATCACTACTGCTCTCATTGGATGATCATATGGCTATGGCTGTTTCAAGTGAAGTATTCAGTCGGATTATCCAGGCGTATTCAGAAGCAAGCAACCTCGAGAAATCAGTTGCACTTTACGATTATGCAAGGTGTAAGCGTTTGATTCCTTCAGTTTCATGCTATCAAGTACTTCTTCATTTTCTGATCAGAAAGAGAAAGGATGAATTGATTTTAAGAGTATATTTGGACATGCTTCAAGCTGGGTTCGGTTCTTGCACCAAAGGAGACATTCTTGATTCTGTTGTCATGGCTTTAATCAAGAAAGACAAATTTTTGCAAGCTCTTGATATACTTCGGCAACTAAAGAGTTTGAGTCTTAAATTAAGCAAGGGATCCTTATCAATGATTGTAGAAGAATTTAACAAGAAAAAGGATATTGGGGATATGATGAATTTTTTGGAAGAGTGGAGGTGTTTACCTGAGTTGCGTCTTTGCAACAGAATCCTTGCGTCTTCATGCACAAATCTTGGTACTGATCAGGCATG GTGGCGTTTTCAGGGAAGGACTGTACAGACATGCAAAGTATGTCTTTGA